Below is a window of Deltaproteobacteria bacterium DNA.
AAGACGCCGAGGAAGGTCCCCAGCTTCCGGTTGTTGTTCACGTTCTTCATAGTATCCGGCTACGATGTGCTTCCGCCGACACTGCCGAAAAAGGTACGCGAAATCGCAACTCCCTCGCACCGTTATCCACAATGAACGGCAGTGTATTACGATTCAGAGGATCAGTCAAATCATTCCTGCGCGCCTGCGGCATGCCGGATCGACCGGGAACGGAACGGGCTATACGAGGGGAGGGTATACGCTCCGGTCCCGTCTCAGGCCGGGCAGATTGGTCGTGAAGACGCCGGCAAGCACCAGGAAACCTCCCGCCGCCTGGATGGCGGTGAGGGTTTCGCCCAGGATGAGCCAGGCACCTACGGCGGTCACAACGGGTATGCCGTTGATGAAGACGGCCGCCCGCGAGGCGGGTACCTTCGTAAGAGAATAGTTATAGCAGAGAAAGGCCGCGACGGTAGCGAAGATGGTGAGGTACAGGAGCGCGGCGAAGGAACGCCCGCTGACGGTCTCCCATGACAGGGCGGGAAACTGCCAGAGAAAGGCGGGCGCATAGAAGAGGGCGCCGTAAAAGACCTGTATGCTGGTTATGGACAGTGCCGAATAGCGCAGGCCCAGGTTCCGGGCACCCACGATATACAGGGCGGCCGACACAACGGCACCGAAAATGAGCAGGTCCCCCATAAGCGACCCCTCGAAAGCCCGGGAAATATCGGTCCCCCCCGTTACCAGGATCACGATACCGGCGAGGGAAAG
It encodes the following:
- a CDS encoding EamA family transporter codes for the protein MSEQERLRTYSALTAAMLFWGLSFVATKVALESIPTFTLIFARFTLAAVFFSALMLRNGFPSFSPADHVKLFLMSLFEPGLYFIFETLGLVYTSAPKASLIIASIPVAVMILSSVLLKERTSRLGVAGIFLSLAGIVILVTGGTDISRAFEGSLMGDLLIFGAVVSAALYIVGARNLGLRYSALSITSIQVFYGALFYAPAFLWQFPALSWETVSGRSFAALLYLTIFATVAAFLCYNYSLTKVPASRAAVFINGIPVVTAVGAWLILGETLTAIQAAGGFLVLAGVFTTNLPGLRRDRSVYPPLV